The DNA sequence ATCGGGCCTCGGTATCCAATCTCGAAACAATCTACATCCTGCATGGCAAAGGGACCGGTGCGCTAAGGCGCGGGATGAAGGAGTACCTGTCTAAGCACAATATAGTCAAGGACTTCCGTCTCGGTTACGTCGGTGAAGGCAGTTCCGGAGTCACAGTTGTCACCTTGAAGCGTGACTAGTACTCCTTCATGATTCAATTTGTGGGTATAGCCGCTTGAGCTTGATTCTTGCGTTCTTTGTTGTGAATCGCCAGTCGACGCCCTTTTGACTCTGGTTGCGCTCTCTATGCCACTCACGCGCCTCTTTCCTTAACGTTTCAATGTGAGGTATCCTTCGATTAAGACATTGTCTTGTGAACACGCTCAACTCGATCTCCGCAATGTTCAGCCAACTCCCGTGCCTTGGTG is a window from the Candidatus Zixiibacteriota bacterium genome containing:
- a CDS encoding IS630 family transposase encodes the protein PRHGSWLNIAEIELSVFTRQCLNRRIPHIETLRKEAREWHRERNQSQKGVDWRFTTKNARIKLKRLYPQIES